A window of the Cellvibrio sp. pealriver genome harbors these coding sequences:
- a CDS encoding helix-turn-helix domain-containing protein produces MEDHSKTKTSFYRRIYVTWLIEQGSNSVPRIIAATGMPRRTAQDTLAAIHELAITLENNAGIYRVVDWGAVDRKWVVDNINQIKRVLNYP; encoded by the coding sequence ATGGAAGATCATAGCAAAACCAAAACCAGCTTCTATCGGCGCATCTATGTAACCTGGCTAATAGAGCAGGGGAGCAATAGTGTGCCCCGAATAATTGCAGCAACAGGAATGCCTCGCCGGACCGCGCAAGATACGTTGGCTGCTATCCATGAGTTGGCAATTACGCTGGAAAATAATGCGGGTATCTATCGTGTTGTTGATTGGGGAGCGGTTGACCGGAAATGGGTGGTTGATAATATTAATCAAATAAAACGAGTACTGAATTATCCTTAA
- a CDS encoding PA2817 family protein, whose protein sequence is MSISSSEPSIYDKEYYTYHLELLTAFSTQIQQLPPFNTEFSSEDDQEFLAALELLLKQPQGTGFLEQGQVLMCRVVGSYPHLMPLLYRDLLWFFGGDCLHYMPDEEIAVFQRLDEQREDAKQQNTPFSYKEARAKSMGMH, encoded by the coding sequence ATGTCGATTTCAAGTTCAGAACCATCTATTTATGATAAAGAGTATTACACATATCATCTGGAGTTACTCACCGCCTTCAGTACGCAGATCCAGCAATTACCACCATTTAACACTGAGTTCTCCAGCGAAGACGATCAGGAATTTCTCGCTGCACTCGAACTTTTATTGAAACAACCACAGGGGACTGGTTTTTTAGAGCAGGGCCAAGTATTGATGTGCCGTGTTGTCGGCAGCTACCCACACCTGATGCCGCTACTGTATCGCGACCTACTCTGGTTTTTTGGCGGCGACTGCTTACATTACATGCCAGATGAGGAAATTGCTGTTTTTCAGCGACTGGATGAGCAACGCGAAGATGCAAAACAGCAAAACACACCTTTCAGCTACAAGGAAGCACGCGCAAAATCGATGGGTATGCATTAA
- a CDS encoding ABC transporter ATP-binding protein, whose protein sequence is MTPALSLRNLRKVYNEKFEALKGISLDVMPGDFFAMLGPNGAGKSTTIGIISSLVRKTSGTVEVFGKNIDTDFSGAKKYLGVVPQEFNFSMFEKVEDIVLQQAGYYGLPRKQAELQTEKYLKQLSLWDKRHTPARMLSGGMKRRLMIARALVHEPQLLILDEPTAGVDIELRRSMWDFLREINAAGTTIILTTHYLEEAESLCRNVAIIDRGTLVQNTSIKNLLQQLNKETFIFDVKGHLQSLPHLNGHHVTPIDNHSFELEVEKGQSLNAVFSQLTEQQIEVVSMRNKANRLEEMFVAMVSANKNEVQS, encoded by the coding sequence ATGACTCCGGCACTCTCACTAAGAAACCTGCGTAAAGTTTACAACGAAAAATTCGAAGCCCTAAAAGGTATTTCACTCGATGTGATGCCTGGCGATTTTTTTGCCATGCTCGGCCCTAACGGTGCAGGCAAATCCACCACCATTGGGATTATCAGTTCCCTGGTGCGCAAAACATCGGGAACGGTTGAGGTATTTGGTAAAAATATCGATACCGATTTTTCCGGAGCAAAAAAATACTTGGGCGTGGTTCCGCAAGAGTTTAATTTTAGTATGTTTGAGAAAGTGGAAGATATAGTGCTGCAACAGGCGGGCTACTATGGTTTGCCACGTAAACAAGCCGAGCTGCAAACCGAAAAATATTTGAAACAACTGAGTTTGTGGGATAAGCGTCATACACCTGCGCGCATGCTATCGGGCGGCATGAAGCGGCGCTTGATGATCGCGCGTGCGCTGGTTCATGAGCCGCAATTGTTGATTCTCGATGAGCCAACAGCAGGTGTTGATATTGAATTGCGTCGTTCCATGTGGGATTTTTTGCGCGAAATTAATGCTGCCGGAACCACTATTATTTTAACAACACACTATTTGGAAGAGGCCGAAAGCCTCTGCCGCAATGTGGCGATTATTGATCGCGGAACGCTTGTGCAAAACACCAGTATTAAAAATTTGTTGCAGCAGTTGAACAAAGAAACTTTCATTTTTGATGTAAAGGGGCATTTACAATCCTTGCCTCACTTGAATGGGCATCATGTTACACCAATTGATAATCATTCATTTGAGTTGGAGGTAGAAAAAGGGCAATCATTAAATGCGGTGTTTTCACAGTTGACTGAGCAGCAAATCGAAGTTGTCAGTATGCGCAATAAAGCCAATCGACTCGAAGAGATGTTTGTCGCTATGGTAAGTGCTAATAAAAATGAGGTGCAATCATGA
- a CDS encoding ABC transporter permease: MTVSEQWIAFLTILRKEIKRFTRIWIQTLLPPAITMILYFVIFGKLIGSRIGEMGGFSYIEFVAPGLIMMAVITNAYANVSSSFFSAKFQRSIEELLVSPTPNYIILLGYVMGGVARGMAVGLIVTGMSLFFTNLHIHHWLTTLFIVFMTSVLFSLAGFINAIYANTFDDVSIIPTFILTPLTYFGGVFYSINLLPEFWQQVSILNPILHMVNAFRYGMLGISDVHISMALIGLTLFVVILFAVAMHLLKTGKRLRA, translated from the coding sequence ATGACCGTCAGTGAGCAGTGGATTGCATTTCTTACTATTTTACGTAAAGAGATAAAGCGCTTTACGCGCATCTGGATTCAAACATTGCTGCCCCCGGCGATCACAATGATTTTGTATTTCGTGATTTTCGGTAAGTTAATCGGCAGTCGTATAGGAGAGATGGGAGGCTTCAGCTACATAGAGTTTGTTGCTCCCGGATTGATCATGATGGCGGTGATCACCAATGCTTATGCCAATGTGTCATCGTCATTTTTTAGTGCAAAGTTTCAGCGCAGTATTGAAGAATTGTTGGTGTCGCCTACGCCTAATTATATTATTTTGCTGGGCTACGTAATGGGTGGTGTTGCACGCGGTATGGCGGTTGGTTTGATAGTGACGGGTATGTCGTTATTCTTTACTAATCTGCATATTCATCACTGGCTTACTACATTGTTCATTGTGTTTATGACCTCTGTATTGTTTTCATTGGCTGGATTCATTAATGCAATATACGCGAATACATTTGATGATGTTTCAATTATCCCGACATTTATTTTAACTCCGTTAACCTATTTTGGCGGCGTTTTTTATTCGATCAATTTGCTGCCGGAGTTTTGGCAACAGGTATCAATACTTAACCCAATTTTGCATATGGTTAATGCATTTCGATATGGCATGTTGGGTATTAGTGATGTTCATATCAGTATGGCATTGATTGGCCTGACGTTATTTGTGGTAATTCTTTTTGCTGTCGCTATGCATCTTTTAAAAACGGGTAAGCGATTGCGCGCTTGA